The following DNA comes from Tepidanaerobacter syntrophicus.
TTTGCGATGGAGTAAGTTCATGGCAGAGGCGTTTTCAGCATTTAATAATTATCAATTACCGGTAATAACACTTTTGAATACAACACCAAAAGAAGCTGTATGCCAAGTATTTGAAAACGTAAACACCGGCGGTGTAACTTTGACGGTGTTTGAATTACTGACAGCTTCTTTTGCAGCAGATAATTTTTCACTAAGGGATGATTGGAAATTAAGATATGAAGGCAATCCAAGCAATAGTGAAGATGTTAAAGCATTTAAGAATAATCCTATTTTATCGATATTAGAAAATACAGATTTTCTGCAGACTATTGCGCTATTAGTAACTTATAATAGAAAGAAAGATAATCCTGGAGCTGCAGTAGGCTGTAAGCGCAGAGATATTTTAAATTTAACGGTAGAAGAATACAAGGCATGGAGCGGCAAAGTTACTGAAGGGTTTTATGAGGCTGCTAAATTTTTAATGGAACAAAAAATCTTCTCACATCAAGATATACCATATCCCTCACAAATGATACCTTTAACTGCAATCTTAGTTGAATTAGGACCGAAAGCCCACAATCACACAACAAGGCAGAAACTAGCACAATGGTATTGGTGCGGTGTTTTTGGTGAATTGTATGGTGCTGCTACTGAGACTCGGTTCGCAAAAGACTTGCCACAGGTTTTAGATTGGTTAGATGGTAAAAGCAAGCCGGATACGATAAGTGAAGCAACCTTCGATTCCGACAGGCTTTTGACTATGCGCACTAGAAACAGTGCTGCATATAAAGGTGTGCATGTTCTTTTAATGAGAGAAGGGTGTAGGGATTTTATATCAGGCGTTCCCATTGATCTTCAGACATACTACAATGACAGTATAGACATTCATCATATATTTCCTACAGCTTATTGTGCTAAGCAGGGAATACCTAAAGATCTATACAATTCTATAATTAACAAATCACCGCTTTCAGCTTTAACAAACCGCTCAATAGGAGGAAATCCACCAAGTATTTATCTGGATTTCATTGAAAAAGAAAAAAATATTGATGCTGATACCTTAAACAAAATTTTAGAAACTCACCTAATAGATGTTGACGCTATACGGTCTGATGATTTTAATACCTTTTTCGAAAAGCGAAAGGAAGCGTTATACAACAAAATTTTAGAAGCAATGGGTCAATAAGTAAATAAGTGTATGCTAGGGAAGCCTCTGAAAATCTCGGGTTTATGTCATGCTGAATGAAACGAGGTGGAATGAAGAATCTTAAAGCCGCTTCGACGAAAGATCCTTCGCTGACGCTCAGGATGACAGTTTTTGTTATTTGTAATATTGTTTCACTTTTTCAGAGGCTTCCTTGCACCGTGATGCCTGGAAAGAGAAAAAACCGCAGCAGTGCGGTTAAGAGTTTCTTTACATGTTTATAAGAAAGTCGCAAAAACTTTTTAGTTTCTCTTTGGTTTTATCGTAGATTCGTAGAGGGGATAATATTAAAAAAGCCAATAAAATCGACGAAAAAATTATAACCTCTATCAGTATCAATCAATGTATCATAAAACTTGTCTATCACAGCTTCCGCACTGTTAACTTTTAGTCTCGCAAAATACAATGAGTCCATGTGCTGACCCCCATAATCAATCATAATTTCTTATAACAAGTTCTTTAATACTGCCTCGCTTTTTGCCATCGCAATTAATAGATCTTTTGGCATAAAATTAATTCACTGTTTTGCATGTTCTTATCTCATCCTAATTTTATATTAGTATTTTTATCATTATATCATGAAATTGTTGCATATCACAAAAAGAATACTATATCCGATTATCAAAATCGTCTAGTTATTGCATTGTAAATATTATATAATATTGTATAAATCTAAAGTTATGAGATTCGCGGAGGTTGCGGTATGTTTATAAGCTTAGTTACTGCTTTTTCTAAAATACCCACTGATATTTATTGTAGCTTAATGGTGGCAATCTTTATTATAGCTATGTGGTACTTTCATCGTCTGCCGAAGAAATACTCAGAAACTCTGACTGTCTTATCAAGGGCATTTAAAATCGAAGGGGATATTCATAGTAAAGCAAGTCACGCGGTAGAAGTCTTGGAAAAAGAAATTGAAAAACAAAAAAAGCTTTCAGATCCTCATTTAAAAGGAGAGGACAAGCTCTATTTTTTGAATCTATTAGAGAAGATAAAATCCCGTTTATATAATGGCGATTTTTCCAGTATTTCCGAAGTTGTAAATTATGACACGATTATTGCAAAGCATGGATATCGTTCTTTTGCAGGCCTTATGCCGGGTATTTTTACAGGTCTTGGAATTTTAGGAACATTTCTAGGCCTTGTAGGAGGGCTCAAAGGTTTGGATTTTTCCAATCCCTCGGCTTTAGAAGGTGGAATAAATATACTTATTTCTGGTATGTATTTAGCTTTTGTGACATCAGTAGTAGGAATTATCTTATCCATTTCGTGGTCAATTATAGATAGAAATCGAATTGCTAAGTATAAAAGTCGCGTGGATGTTTTTAATAATATGTTTGAAAAATATTTAGAAAAGCCCAAGCTGCACGATTTTTTGGCTAAAATTGTAGAACTTGAAGAAGAACAGAGAAGTTCCATAAATACTTTGGCGTCAGATATTAGCCTTGAAGTTCAAAATATAATGCAGAGTATAGTAATGCCTCAATTTGCAGGTGCCTTAGTTAAGGTCCTGGATGATGGCGTGGTATCTAAAATAGATCAATCATTCGGAAAGGTTTTAGGCGAGGTTAAGACCGCCTCGGAAAATTCAAACCTTCTCTTAGAAAAATTTGTTGATACTGCTTCGACAAATCAGATCGAGGGATTAAATAAAATTGTCCAAGAGTTTATCAATAATATGAATGGTGCTTTGGAAGGTAGATTTGAAGCTTTGGCTCACTCTATCGATGAAATGATCTCATGGCAGAGCAGCATGACAAACAATGTGGGAAAGCTGCTAGCAGATATAGCGGATACAAGCCTCAATATAAAAGAGATAAACAGCAGCGTAGAAGATACCATATTACGGTTTTCCAATTATTTTGACAAGGTTAACAATGCAAATGAAAAACTAATAGAAAATATCAATCTTATTGAATCTACATCACAGAATATAGCTAGATTCATCACAGAGGCATCTCAAATATTTAAAGAGTTGAATGAAGAAAAAGGCTTATTTGAGACTCAAAAGGATAATTATGTAAAGCTTATGGAAAGTTATACGGCACAAGTCAGTCAAAAAATAGCAGAGTTACAGCAAAATTGGAATCAGGTAAGTAAAAATTTATACAACTTAAATTCAAGCCTTCAACAATCCATGGGCGAATTTGGCGAGAAAACCCACAGCAGTCTAAAGCAGAGCTTTGAAATCTTTGACAGAGAGCTTGCATTAATAGCAAGATATTTGGATGGCACCATTTCTGAAATAAGATCTTCTGTTGCCGAACTACCAATTGTTATTTCTGAATTTAAAAAATCATTGGATGTAGCCAATTAAGGAGGATTTAGATGGATAATGAAACAAATCATGATTATTGGCAATCCTATTCAGATCTTATGGCAGCAGTACTTTTAGTTTTTGTACTGTTGATAAGCATAATGATGTATAAATACAATGGCATGGCAGCCGAATTAAAGCAACAAAAATCTAAGGTCGACGAGTTAATCGGAATTAGATCTATGATTATTAAGGAGCTTTTAGAAGAATTTGATGCTACAGAGCTATCCCTCAATATTGACTCCCAGTCGGGAGCTATTCGGTTTAGTGATGGGGTATTTTTTGATACGGCCGAATCTGTGCTGAAACCCGAGGGTAAGAAATACTTAAATGAATTTTTACCCAGATATCTCAATGTGTTGCTAGATCCTAAGTATAAAAAATTTGTATCTCAAATAATAATTGAGGGTCATACAGACAATCGAGGCAGTTATATGTACAATCTAGAGCTATCCCAAAAGCGTGCTTTTGCAGTTGTTTCGTACATACTTCTTGAAAATATACCTGGAATAAATCCTGATATGAAGCAGGATCTTCAAGTTTTTTTGACGGCAAACGGTAGGTCGTACAGTCAGCCCATGTATAATGGAAGTACTATAGATTTAGACAAGTCCCGGAGGGTAGAATTTAAGTTTCGATTGAAAGATGAGGAAATGATAACTGAAATGCAAAACATTCTTGAAGGGCAGAGGGAAAAATGAGATGGCATACCTTTTGTTTTACGCCTACAAATTTGATTTTGACCCGAAAAGAGCTTGTCCAAAAAGACGTAGAAATTAAAAATAGTATTAGAAATCCACAAAAAGAAGATATTCTTAAGCTGCTTGCAAAAATAGAAAAAATACCCTTTGATGAAATCCGCCAGTTTGCCTTTTCCTTGACTTTGCGGGAACTTTACCAGCTGGTATATTATTTCCCCACTGCTGACATAGAATCTCATGCCAGAAAAATATGTGAAATTATAAAATTAAGGTTCAAAGATGAATTTGTTGAACTGCTCTGGACTGGCTTTCAAAAAAATTATATTAATAGAAAGTTTTGCTTACTCTTTTCGGAAATCTTAGCGCAAAAAGGGGAGCTTTTTGTAAGTTATTTTAGAAACCCAACGGTCTATAATTTAGCCAAGAATTGGGTAGCCAGCGAGCAAGTAACATCTTCTATTTTCAAGTATTTGAACAGGCAGGGCATAAGCTTGGATGATTTCTTTACTATATTCAAGATAGAAGATGATACTTTATTAGCAAAAGATATTAAGAAACATGTGTATTTATATTGTAATGAGGACTTTTATCTTAAAACCGGTGGAGAGAATTTAAGAAGTATAATCGAGCAATATAATAACGAAGAATTAATTTTATTTACAGAGAATTATTTAAGCAAAGTATCCTTTGTTAATTTTCAAAGAGATGTAATGGAGTTTTTGGCAAAGCACAAGAAAAAACCTCGAGAAAAGGAATTGGATTTTTTCTGGAGCAACATATCTGATAGCAGCTTTAAAAAGTTTTGTAAATGGATATACATAAATACTCTTAAAATCGCCTTTAACGATGATCGCAGAGAGTTTTGGTTACGATACATAGACTTGTTTGAAGATATGACGTATGTGAAAAAATACAGTCAGCTTTTTATGTACTTTGAAAATTGTGTAGTAGTCGAATTCGGCGCATCTGGTGCGGTACATGTATATCAAAAAGAGGAATTTAAAAAGCAATTTCAGCGTTTTGCCAACAATACTGATCCAAAAAATGACAGTTTCTTTAAAATGCCTGAAAAGGCCATGCGCATCCCTCACAGAGGGTACAATTGGCAGCAGGCTGCTGATAATGCTATGTCGCAAATCTTTAAAGGAAATTTTATTCCGAATGTCACAGTTAAAACTTCCGGTCAATGGATATATACAGATACCAAATTGACAGTAGGAGGACACTATGCTAGATATTACTTATGAATTAGAAGAAAATGGCATCAAAATCATGTGTTTTTCACCGTCAGGTATTATCAAAATACCTCTCTTTTTAAATTCAAAGGAAAAGCTAAAAGATCTTTCTACCAGAGATTTTGAAAAGCTCAATTTATTAGATTCATTTTGGCAAAAGAGCCTGGTAGCAGAAGGAAAAGACAATGATTGCTGCTTCATGTTCTATGATTCATTATATGAAATACCGGAAATGGATCGCAAAATCCTTGGTCTTCCTATAGAGAGGGATATTACTGCAAAGGTTAGATCCAAGGGTATCTTATATAGATCAAATTTTAATGTAACAGCTCAGTTATATTTAAACCATGAACCATTGGGAAAACTTTTTAGGCGGCATAAAAATATAGTTTATTTCGGAAAAGAATATATACTGCTGCCTAAAGAGATTTATGATCTGCTTTCAGAAATTGAAAAGTATTCAACTACTGATAATCCTGTAGAGCAGGCAAAGTTTGTCGCTAAGATTAAATATAAGGCAAAACTTGCCGGCGCGGAGCTTGATAAAATCCTCCAAGCAGAAGAAGTTTATTTCCCTGATAAACTGGATGTAGAAATAAAAAAACACTCTGATGAACATTTAGAGCTTTTCCCAAAGTTGGGAGAAGAAATTGACGAAATCATAAAAGATGTGCAAAGACCATTGGCATCTTACAACACCCTTCGCGGCGAAGGCATAAATCGAAGAAGGATTTTTCTTGAAGATAATGTAAAGCAAAGTTACAACAAAATCATCGAAAAGAAAGATATTAAAGGCGCAGATGTTCCTAAATTTTTAACAAACCCTTACTCTGTCCTTCCGGAGGAAATAGATATTTCAAAGTTTGGCCAAAGGGTAAAAGAGTTAGGTCTTAGAGTGTATAGAGCAAACCCATATGTTAGTGTAACCCCCGATAAAAATTCTTCCGGATGGTTTGATTTTGACTCCGGTGGCATTGTAGAGCCCATAATGTATGGGAATGATTTTGATAAAGATGAGCAAGAAGTAGAGAAAGCCGCAGATGTAAAAAAAATTAATCTAGAAGAATTAAAAATGCTTGCAGAAAAAGCCAAAGAGCAAGGCGAAGATCATATTTATTATGATGGTCAATGGATAAATATCGATGTTGACAAAACTGAAAATTTCATCGCAACATGGGAAAGAGAATTGGGAGCTAAGAAAAAAATTTATTTATCCAAGCTTCCTTATGTTTTGAAAATTTTTGAGAATATTGACTCATTAGAGTATAACGAAACCGCATTTAAAATTAAAAATCA
Coding sequences within:
- a CDS encoding GmrSD restriction endonuclease domain-containing protein, producing MPTIFHSTSEMLKSLLDSVQDGRTQLPDFQRGWVWDNERIRKLLVSVLKSFPIGAVMLLETGNPDVRFKPRLVEGVCLPQLPEPQRLILDGQQRITSLYQALYLDEPVKTTDVRGKEIRRWYYLDINMATDVNSDKDDAIISLPEDKILRGKGNVVIADFSTMEKECEAGLLPVHYLFKPDKLLQWQNQYFSIDMSQERSLRWSKFMAEAFSAFNNYQLPVITLLNTTPKEAVCQVFENVNTGGVTLTVFELLTASFAADNFSLRDDWKLRYEGNPSNSEDVKAFKNNPILSILENTDFLQTIALLVTYNRKKDNPGAAVGCKRRDILNLTVEEYKAWSGKVTEGFYEAAKFLMEQKIFSHQDIPYPSQMIPLTAILVELGPKAHNHTTRQKLAQWYWCGVFGELYGAATETRFAKDLPQVLDWLDGKSKPDTISEATFDSDRLLTMRTRNSAAYKGVHVLLMREGCRDFISGVPIDLQTYYNDSIDIHHIFPTAYCAKQGIPKDLYNSIINKSPLSALTNRSIGGNPPSIYLDFIEKEKNIDADTLNKILETHLIDVDAIRSDDFNTFFEKRKEALYNKILEAMGQ
- a CDS encoding OmpA family protein — protein: MDNETNHDYWQSYSDLMAAVLLVFVLLISIMMYKYNGMAAELKQQKSKVDELIGIRSMIIKELLEEFDATELSLNIDSQSGAIRFSDGVFFDTAESVLKPEGKKYLNEFLPRYLNVLLDPKYKKFVSQIIIEGHTDNRGSYMYNLELSQKRAFAVVSYILLENIPGINPDMKQDLQVFLTANGRSYSQPMYNGSTIDLDKSRRVEFKFRLKDEEMITEMQNILEGQREK